tggcctcgcgctcctccgcgcgttgCCTCTCGTCATCGTTCACCaccacggcgccgagcgatGCCATCGTGTTCttgacgtcctcctcgcccgggTACGGGGGCACGGCGATTGGCCAGTCCAGGGTGACATGCCCGCCGTCGGGCATCCGAAGCACCTCCCGCTGGTACTCGATGGGGAGGTTCTCGCGGagcagcgacgcgacgatggtgCACGCGTGCCTGTTCCTGAGaacgtccacggcgtcgtacgGCTCGTAGAAGTGCGGGCACGCGTCCATCAAGGCGCGATGCGCGGGCGTGTCCGCGTGGGTCACCGTCGCGTTGGAGAGGTGCCTCTTCGACCACAGGCGGctggcgagcgacgcgatggcgccgccgagcacggcgccgaTGAACGCGCCGAACGGGAGGGTCTCGAAGAGGCATCCCACCGcggggcccgccgccgcggggggaagcgccgcggtgaccttCATCGCGAGGGGACGGCCGCGGTGCACGCacggcgcgacccgcgcgatcggACGGCTGGAGATGGCGGAAGCGGCGCGCGAGTCCCGGGAcgagagcgcgcggagcgaggatgccgcgcgACGAGTCGCCGAAttgacgcgcgcggatgtcGCGAACCCGGTGctggcgcggacggcgctcATGTGGGTCGACACCGTGCGATGGTCGCGACGGAGAGTGCCGCGCCCGGCCGACGAGACCGCCCACCTCTGTGATATCCGGGCAGTCTTGTGGCTGCCAGCGCCCGATCAGTCCTGACGTGGAGCGCCTGATTGGCCCCGACCCACGCACACGCAGCGCGCtgacggtcgccgccgctcgaccaTCTCGCACCGCTCACGCATCGTTCGTCCGATGTCGGCGAcggtcatcgcgtcgcccgccgcgctcgcgcgagcgcccgcggctTCCCGCGCGAgacccgacccgcgcgccgcgacgacggggacgtccATGCCCGTCGAGGCGCGTCGTCACTGGCGTCATcagccgcgcgccaccgccctgtgccgcgcgacgcggttcttcggcggcgatgcgtctcccgcgaaggcgctcgcgtcatCGAtgggacgcgcacgtcgtcggtCCCGAGGCCGCAACGTGCGCCCCGCCCcgtgccgcgcgctcgcctcccccaacgagctcggcgacgtggcTGGCACGCTCGGGCTCTCTTTGAGCGGTTTCGAGCAGGTCATGGGCAAGGCGTCcttcggcgcgctcctcggcgcgagcggcgtgtACTGCTACAAGgtgagcgtcgtcgtccatcggcgTGTCGAGACCCGAATCacggcgcgggagacgggCGCTCCCGGCGCGCGGACCCAGCCCcgggcgcccccggcgccaaAATGCCCTAACCCTTATCCCCGCAGTTCGTTGGCCGAATCGAATCGGCGAGAGAAATCCGCACCCCCCGCCGACTGACCCTTCGTCCACCATCCGTCCCCCGCAGGCGTTCTTCACGGACGAGAAGCGCGCGGGTAAGCCCGAGCAGTACGCCATGCTCGCGGGCAACCTcaccctcgcctcgctcctcgccgcgcgttggGTCGAATCCGGACACTTTCCCCTCTCCAACATGTACGAGTCGCTGCTCTTCCTCGCGTGGGGGGTCaccggcgtccacctcgtcgtcaccgAGAGGGACGGCTACAGCAAGAGCGCGGTGCCCggtgcgctcgcggcgcccacggcgcTCATGGTCGTGGCgggcgccaccctcgcgcttCCCCCGGAGCTgcaacgcgcgagcgcgctggtCCCCGCGTTGAAGAGCAACTGGCTCATGATGCACGTGAGCGTGATGATGCTCTCTTACGCGACACTGCTTGTGGGCTCCCTGTCGTGCGTGTCGTTCTTGCTGGTGGACGCCACGCAGGGGTTCGAGGGGGCGAAGGGCGCGCTGGGGTTCCTCGATGGGCTCGTGCAGAAGGAATCAGGAATCGATGGGTCggttgacgccgccggcgacgcggcgctggctGCGTCTGTCGCATCCGACGCCGAGTCGGAGGGCAAGGTGCGGCGCCGGAACCGgccgcgcgtgggcgcggacgggacggtcgccgcggtgatggacgccggcgagttTCCCGACGATGCGAGCCCCGTgttggcgggcgcggacctgATGCGCGAGATGGACAATTTGGCGTACCGgtgcctcggcgccgggttcgcgcTTCTCACCGCGGGGCTCATCAGCGGCGCCGTGTGGGCCAACGAGGCGTGGGGTTCGTACTGGTCCTGGGATCCCAAGGAGACGTGGGCGCTCATCACCTGGCTCGTGTACGCCACGTACCTGCACTCGAGGCTGGTGGCGGGCAAGAGCAAGAAGGAGGTTGCGACGGTTGGGGCGCTggggttcgtcgtcgtgtgGGTGTGCTACGTCGGCGTGAACCTGTGGGGCGTCGGTCTGCACTCCTACGGCTGGTTCGCCAACAAGTGATTGATAAATACGACAAGCAAGTGATGCGACACCGCCGGGGCGTCCGGGTGAGTAATACTCGAGTGaactcgacggcggcgggacctCGCATAGTGCAACCTCTGACGCATAGTCTAATTCGCTAAAAAGAAATCAcgcctcctccacggcgacgtcgacccgtTGCCGTCCGAACCGGAgcgccctccgcctccgcccgtAGTACAGGTCTATCCTGTGCGGGCCCTTTATGTCCACGCCCCGGTCCTCGACCACCCCCCACCCGTACCCGGGCACGTGCATCCTCGTTCCGTGCGGGTAATGGTCGGTGTCTGCGGCGATTGttccatccgccgcgccccaacGCATGGTGACCAGCCTCCCGAGGAAGCCCACCGGGTCGCGGAGCACGTCGTGGCGCCAGATCACCGGCCTGACCTCCTCGGGCCGCGTACCCATCGCCGTCACCCCGTGGTACTTGCACCCGGCGATGTGGCTCTCGCCCCAGTACCGCCCGATGGGGAACTGCGTCGCGCCCAGCAGCGCACCGGCGCATGCGGCGGTGGTCATCTTCGCCGTGACGTCCCCGTTCCTGAGCGCCTTCGCAGCCTTCCGGCGCCATCTcgagcctcctcccgcggccgcgcaGAAGACTGCGTGCGCCGCCACCCCGAACGCCCCCAAcacggcgagcgtcgccccgccgagCACCAGCGCGGGCTTGTCCTCCACCTTctcccgccgacgcctcggcACCAACGGCCACGCGACCGTTCCCGAGGGGCGCACCCCCGCGCACAGGGGCAGGTACAGCGGGAGCGGGCCCAACGCGAGGCCCCACTCCCAGCCGCAGCTGCGCCAGTCGCTGCTGTACGCGGTGGCCTCG
This genomic interval from Micromonas commoda chromosome 13, complete sequence contains the following:
- a CDS encoding predicted protein — its product is MLAGNLTLASLLAARWVESGHFPLSNMYESLLFLAWGVTGVHLVVTERDGYSKSAVPGALAAPTALMVVAGATLALPPELQRASALVPALKSNWLMMHVSVMMLSYATLLVGSLSCVSFLLVDATQGFEGAKGALGFLDGLSEGKVRRRNRPRVGADGTVAAVMDAGEFPDDASPVLAGADLMREMDNLAYRCLGAGFALLTAGLISGAVWANEAWGSYWSWDPKETWALITWLVYATYLHSRLVAGKSKKEVATVGALGFVVVWVCYVGVNLWGVGLHSYGWFANK
- a CDS encoding predicted protein, yielding MFSGSPTGARTERRMGARRTVPIEATAYSSDWRSCGWEWGLALGPLPLYLPLCAGVRPSGTVAWPLVPRRRREKVEDKPALVLGGATLAVLGAFGVAAHAVFCAAAGGGSRWRRKAAKALRNGDVTAKMTTAACAGALLGATQFPIGRYWGESHIAGCKYHGVTAMGTRPEEVRPVIWRHDVLRDPVGFLGRLVTMRWGAADGTIAADTDHYPHGTRMHVPGYGWGVVEDRGVDIKGPHRIDLYYGRRRRALRFGRQRVDVAVEEA